The window CGCCTTCGCCACTGATGTTCCTTCAGATCTCTACGCATTTCACCGCTACACCTGAAATTCCACTATCCTCTGCTGTACTCAAGTTACCCAGTTCTAAATGCAGTTCCCAGGTTGAGCCCAGGGCTTTCACATCTAGCTTAAATAACCGCCTACGCGCGCTTTACGCCCAGTAATTCCGATTAACGCTTGCACCCTCCGTATTACCGCGGCTGCTGGCACGGAGTTAGCCGGTGCTTCTTCTGCAGTTAACGTCACAGATGCACGCTATTAACGTACAACCTTTCCTCACTGCTGAAAGTGCTTTACAACCCGAGGGCCTTCTTCACACACGCGGCATGGCTGCATCAGGGTTTCCCCCATTGTGCAATATTCCCCACTGCTGCCTCCCGTAGGAGTTTGGGCCGTGTCTCAGTCCCAATGTGGCTGATCATCCTCTCAGACCAGCTACGGATCGTCGCCTAGGTGAGCCATTACCTCACCTACTAGCTAATCCGACGCGGGCTCATCTGATAGCGTGAGGTCCGAAGATCCCCCACTTTCTCCCTTAGGACGTATGCGGTATTAGCAGTCGTTTCCGACTGTTGTCCCCCACTATCAGGCAGATTCCCACGCGTTACTCACCCGTCCGCCGCTTTACTCACCCGAAGGCTTTCACGCTCGACTTGCATGTGTTAGGCCTGCCGCCAGCGTTCAATCTGAGCCATGATCAAACTCTTCAGTTTAAAGAGTCGACATTCCAATGAATCAAGAATGTCTTAATTTTGTCTCAGTTAAACAAACTAACTTGCTTTAACCAATTACTCTGTTATCTCAACTGCGCAAACAGTTGAAACGACGTAATGAATTGTTGAGTTACTTGTTCACTGATAATACTTTTGCTTCCGAAGAAGCTGACGCATCACCAGCCCACAAGCACCCACACGCATTGCTTGATCTAGTTGTTAAAGAGCGTTGCGATCAAAACCCTGTCTCAATCGCGGGATGCGAATTATACACATCCAAATCCGTTTAGCAAGAAGTTTTTTCAACTTTTTCAGTCAGTTGCGTTACCGCTTAACCAACCCTGCTTTCCCTTCTCCCTGTGGAGAGGCGCGCATTATACGGATGCCTGAGACCTTGGCAAGCCCTTTTTAAAATTATTTTCACGCCAACGTAATTGCTGATATTTTGCACAACAGGCCATTGACGTATACAAGTTACAACACCTAGGTGTAACGCCACGATCCTCACATAACCCGAGCCGCATTCGGCGGGGCCATGCCCGAGAGGCCAGAAGATCTGACGCTGCAAATATACCCAGTCAATCTATCTGATATATTTTTTGGGTTTAAAATTCTGAGCAGTCCAAGGCTGACCAAAAAAAAGGGTGCCAGGCAATTGCCGGGCACCCTTGCTACAGAATCGCGCTCGCTGAGTTAGATCTTTTTAATTCACCGCCTTAGCGGAAGTCCTAGTGGAATTGTAGCCAGAATGTATCAAGCGGCAAGGACACTATCCGCGTGGTACCGTCGCTAATTGCGACTTCAACGGTTATCCCGGATATATCGGTAAACAGATTACTGGGGAGCTCCAGCAGGTCAGCGCCCTCGGCAATGATTTCTCCATTATTGCGCCAAATTATTTCTAGCTCGAGATCATCCTTTGGTGTGTCCAAATCGCGATAAACCGGCGGCGAGAGAACAAGCACGCCACCCAACTCATAGCCTCCTTCCCATTCAAGTTCATATAGAAGCGTGGGCGGAAGCTTAACCTGGCGCAACGAACGCAGTGGTGTTGCTTGGCGATCAAACTCAAACCGTAAAAAAGGTATCTCCGGTGTAGCACTCGCAGTATAGAGGTTCATACTAAAAACCACCCGGTCGTCGTAAATACCATCGCCGTCATTGTCCATATCCAAAACATGCAGCCCTCCGGCCATGCTAGTGAATCTGGCTTTAACTCCATAACGCCCTGTAAGCACTAGCCCGCTCGCACTTGTTCCCTTGAAGACATCGCTAACATCAGCCGTACTCACGAGAACACTGCCGTAACCTTTAATCGCCAGGCCACCGCTAAAACTATCTTTAACCTCCGGCCCGCCGCCATACGTTTCTTTCAGCACTTTTAACGCTTCATAGCCCTGTTCGTCGCTTCTACGAACAACCATTGCTGTTTCGTAGACGTTCCCTTTTACCGCCGCGGGATATGAACCTGTAAAGCCAATCAGCTGATAGGAATAGTTGTGTTCGTTGTCTGGCCCATAGTTCTGATCAATTACCAGGTTTTCGGTGAAACTAGTCGCAAACGGCTGGTATCTCTGCCTATCCCCGTAATCGTGCTCTAAATAAGGCGTGACGAACGCCAAGCTTTCGCCGGTAAGATATTTGCTGATCAGGACAGCACAACCGTGAAAGTTTTGCTTGAGCAGGCCGACACCATCTGAAAAACTGCCGCTGTAGGCCACATTGTTTTGATCGTTTAATCCGCTGCACGCAACCGTTGTATCAATGCTGTTATTTTTAGTTGAATCAGCCGAAACCCCACTATGGTCGTAATACTGAACGCCAATTTCGCCCAAATCCTCAGGGAAAACATTAACAATATCACCGTACGGCGAATAACTGCGCATTAGATAAATAAATTTTATTGCCAGTTCTGGCGTTAAATTAACAAGCTCAGTACTGCCGCTATATTCGCTTAGTGCTAACCCCAAATAAGCTTCTTTAAGCTCCGTTTCGCTCAAAGCGTCCGGGTCACGCGCCAGCAATGATTGCCAGTCACTCGATGCGGAAAAAACACGAGTCGCATCGCCGCTGTACTGAGGCCCATCGCTGTCCTCACCAGAACCTCCGCACGCAGTCAATGCTCCGAACATAACAACTACGCTTAACTTATTGCCAAACATACTCCGTCCTAAATTTATTATTGACAACTAACCTATTTCGGGAAAAAAGTATTCGTCTCTCGATGTAGAGCGTGTCTAGACCACACGCTCCAACTCAGCGTATGCCTTGTTCAGCCATACTCTTACGCGCTGACGTTCCAGCAAGCCGAGCGCAGGCCCCATGGATTCGTCTTTATTGTTCGCCGCTGCCCAGAGGCTCGCACCAACTCGATCGATTTTACGCATGGCTGGCGTGTGCAACTCCGGCAGTTCGATGACTGTTGCACCAAAGCTTCGCGCTTTAGCCATGGCTTCGGATTCTTCCAGCAGGTCAAAATCTTTGCCGCGACCCAGGTTTTTCACCACCACATAGCTGGGTTGATCGCCATAGTGCGCGACAAGCCGCTCAAGCAACCGGACTGAATCCGACCCCTCATCGCACACATGCCAAAGTACAACGCTAAGGCCCGCTTCGTTGGCGAACTCCAGCAAGCCACTTTCCGCCATCCAGCGGTCAACACTGCGCGCGGACTGAGCAGCGAGGTCTACAATGACATCGCAGTTTTGCTCCAATGCTGTTTCGGCAATCGCATCTGCACTTTCGAACTCACTCACATCAACTGGCTGGGTAAACTCACTGTAATAACGCATAAGGGCGCCGTGCGACAGGTCTGCATCGAACGCGCGGAAATTCAGCGATTTGTCGATGTAGTACTGCGCCAAGACTCTGGCCAGCACAGATTTGCCAACGCCACCTTTTTCACCCCCAATAAAATGAATCTTTGCCATACCCTGTTTCTCCTTTTTCTTTTTGCTGGATCACGAAATGTGTTGTTTAGCTCTGGCGACTGGCAACTTGTCGCCTCTAAGCCTCGTTTTGATATTCTAATAATGCATTGTCCGGGAAAATCTTTTCACCTTCGCGAAAGGGCAGATAATTTCGGCCATCCTGACAGTATGCGTCCGTCTGGTTTTTTTCTTCATCGCAAAAATGCACAACCGCATCTCTAAACGCCGGATGCGCTACCCAGTGGTAGGAACAGGTTTTTACCGGCGTGAAACCCCGCTGAATTTTATGTTCGCCCTGGGCACCTGGGTCAAAACGTGCCAGACCTTCTGCAATAGCGTATTCAATACCCTGGTAATAGCAGGTTTCAAAGTGCAAACCGTCGACATCCAACTGCGTACCCCAGTAACGCCCGTAAAGGGTAGTGCTGTCACGAAAATACAAGGCCGCAGCCAACATTTCTTTATCCAGTGATTGATGGTGAGCGCTTGCCAGCATAATCTGCTCCGGCATGGTTTCCACCACTTGCTTAAAGAATGCGTTGTTCAAGTACCCTTGGCGCCCGCTACGCTTGAAATAAGTGCGGTGATACAAGGCGTAAAACATCTCCCACTCATCCGCGCTGACCTCGGTCGCGCCGCGCATTTGCAGGTGTAGACCCTGCTCTTTAACTTTTTGGCGTTCGCGCTTCAATGATTTCCGTTTGCGCGAATTGAAGCGGGATAGAAAATCGTCAAAATCACGATATCCGTTGTTAAACCAATGAAACTGGCAACCTTGCCGTTCGATAAGGCTTTCTCGCGCAAGTAAATCGCGCAGCCCCGCTTCCGGAAAAAGGCAATGAAAACCAGAGCCATCCGTGTCGCCCAGCACTTGCTTAAGCGTATCCACGATTAATTTTACGGTCTCGACTTTTTGTGCATCGCCTAGCTCGCTGGCAAACGCGATACGCGGCCCAGTGGCCGGCGTAAAGGGTACCGCGTTAATTAATTTGGGATAGTAATCAAGCCCTGCGCGCTGATAAGCATCGGCCCAGGCCCAATCGAATACATACTCACCGTAGGAATGTGTTTTTTGATAAAGCGGCACAACCGCAACACGACAATCATTGTGCTCAACAACCAGGTGCATGGGTTGCCAGCCAGTAGCTTCGCAGACACTCCCGGACACTTCCAGCGCGTGCAGGAACTCATAACGTGTGAAGGGATAGTCGCTGGACCACAAACTTTGCCAGTCCTGCAGGGATATGTCGCCGATGCCTGATAGGAAAAATGTACGCATGGGGGAGACCTCACGAAATCCCCCGCGTGCTTGTCTACGAGGGTTGCTGCTCGGGTGAACTCTGAATAACGCGTTTGATAGGAAAATGACAGGAAAAGGTGCTGCCCTTGCCGACCTTACTGCGAATTTTCAAATCCGCATCATGGCGCAGCAGGATGTGTTTGACAATGGCAAGTCCGAGCCCAGTGCCACCGGTTTCGCGCGAGCGACCCGCATCCACCCGATAAAAACGTTCAGTCAGACGCGGAATATGGCGCGACTCAATACCTTCGCCATTATCCTTCACCTTAAGCACCAATTCATGGGGATCGCTGTTGACCAGAATGGAAACTTTTTTTCCATCTGGCGTGTAGTTAACAGCGTTATAAACCAGGTTGGCGATAGCGCTACGCAGCTCGTCCTCCTGCCCCATGATTTCGATGCCTTCGCCACAGTTAATTAAGAATTCGTGGCCGCGCTCGCCGCTTAGCGCGCGGCCTTCCGCCACGATCTGCTCCAGGAGAGGCAGCAGAGGAACCGGGCGCTGGCCGAAATCGCGGTCGTCAGTTTCCAGGCGGGAGAGGGTGAGCAGGTCGTTTATCAGGCGATTCATGCGGCTGGTTTGTTCCAGCATCTGTCCCATGGGTTTGTCCCAGCGTTCAGGCAATACGCCGGTATCGGCCAGGGTTTCCAGGTAACCGCTAAGAACGGTTAACGGTGTTCGCAACTCATGAGAAACATTTGCCACGAAGTCCTGACGCATCCGCTCAAGGTTGGCAACGCGGGTTACGTCACGCGCAATAATCAACCGGTCACCGTCGCCAAAAGGATGAATAAAGAACTGAAGGTGCTGACCTTCATGGCGTACCGAGTAGGTATCCAGCGGCTCCTTATAATCGCCGCCTTCATAGTATTTGATGAACTTGGGGTTGCGCAGGTAATTGGTGACCTTGTGGCCTATATCCAACGGTTGGAAATCAAACTGCATTTCGGCGGCGCGATTCCACCACTCGATGTTGTGGTGCTTGTCGACAATAATAACCCCGTCGGTCAGTGCCGCCGTCATCTGCTGGACCCGCTCCACAACCTGTTGCAGGCGCAGCTTGTCTTTTTCATAGCGGCGGATGATGAGTACCACGTCTTCCGCAATTTCCGCCCAAACGCCTTCCAGGTTGTTTTCCTGCAGACCGCGCTGGCGGGTCGCCTCCACCCAGGATTCCAATTCGGAGATGCGCAGCATAAGGCGTGCGCCAAACACCAGCGCGGCCACCAGCAGCATCATAACGACGTGGTCGAAAACCAGGCCAATGCTGAAACCCACAATGACGAACAGCAGCAACCAGCGCAGTTCGGCCGCTACGCCTTTACGAAACATAAGCAGAACCGGGAAGTTTATTCAGCAGCAGCGAGAAATTTTGCTGAGAACCGGTAGCCCGCACCGCGCACGGTTTGCACGAGGCGATCGTGGTTTTCCAGCTTCAGGGCTTTGCGTAAACGGCGAATATGAACATCCACAGTCCGCTCTTCCACATACACGTTGCCACCCCACACATAATCCAATAACTGATTACGTGAGTATACGCGCTCCTGGTGGGTTAAGAAAAATTCCAACAAACGGTATTCAGTGGGGCCCAGCTGAACCGGCATCCCGGCGATGGTAACGCGGTGACTGGTAGGGTCGAGACACAGGTTTTCTACGGTTATTGGGTCGCCACTTGAAAGGGAATCACTGCGGCGCAATACCGCCTTGAGACGGGCAACCAGCTCGCGAGGGGAAAATGGCTTGGTGATATAGTCGTCCGCACCTATTTCCAGGCCCTGTATTTTGTTGTCCTCTTCGCCTTTCGCCGTGAGCATGATAATTGGTATTTCACGGGTCACTTCTTGCGATTTCAACCGACGCGCGAACTCAATACCACTCACGCCAGGCATCATCCAGTCCAATAGAATGAGATCGGGGCGGGTGTCCACCACGATTTGGTGTGCCTCCTGGGCATCGGCAGCTTCCAGCACCGCATAATCGGCCATCTCGAGGGCCACACGGAGCATGTCGCGAATCGCGCGCTCGTCATCGACCACTAGAATCTTTTTTTCAACCATGGAGGTATAACCTAAAGTCTTAGAATAAGGTGGAGTATCTGCAGTAATTACAGGTGCGCAATAGGGCAACCTGAATGACCCAAGTCACGGGCATTAAATAAAGCTTTTGTTTCGATTTTATGACATCGGCCGTATTTCGCCACCGGCGTCTGTATTAACGAAATCAATGGCTAGCGAAATTGATAATCGCAGACAATACCAACGAAGATCACAATGCCGACCCAGTTGTTGTTCAGAAAGGCTTTGAAGCAGGCATCGCGCTGCCGCTCGCGGATCAGCAGTTGCTGATAAATCATTAGCCCGGCCGCGGCCGCCAGGCTGAGGTAATAAAAGGTTCCCAATTCGAATTTGGTACCGACCATAAGCAGCGCGATCAGGGTCATCATCTGCAGACAGGCCGTAATGGCTTTATCCTGTTCACCAAAAAGGATGGCTGACGATTTCACTCCGATTTTGAGATCATCATCCCGGTCGACCATCGCGTAAAAAGTGTCGTAGGCCACCGTCCAGAGTAAAACTGCGGTATAAAGTAGCCAGATATGGCTACTCAGTTCACCGGTCTGCGCAGCAAATGCCATCGGCACGGACCAGGCGAACGCGGCTCCCAAAACCACCTGCGGCAATTGGGTATAGCGCTTCATAAAGGGGTAGCAAAAGGCCAGCGCGATGCCGCCGACCGACAGGTATACCGTAAGGTCGTTGGTTTGCAGCACCAATAAAAATGACGCAAGACTGAGTACCGCAAACAACGCGGCCGCCTCAACGGGAGACACCAGCCCAGTGACCAATGGCCGGCTGCGGGTGCGCTCTACGTGGCCGTCCACCTTGCGGTCGGCATAATCGTTGATCACGCAGCCGGCGGAACGCATCAATACTACCCCTACAGTGAATATCACCAGCAGGTCCCAGCGCGGCACACCACCGGCCGCTAACCAGAGTGACCAGAGCGTAGGCCACAACACCAGGTAGATGCCGATAGGGCGATGCAGGCGCATCAATTGCAAGTAAGCACGCCACTTGGGCATCGGCTGGGGAGAAACTTTTGGGGAACTTGTGTTCATTGAACCGCGCTTTGAAGCTGTTTTATAGTGATTATTCTACCCGGAGCCCCTCTCATGCGTAAAACAGATCTTGTGAAGCAGCTTTGTACACTCGGCGAACTCAACCGCGTTCAGGCAGATGATGTGGTCGAGGCGATTGTCGAACAGGTGACCAATGCGCTGGCCCGCGGCGAGCGGGTACAACTCCCGGGCCTCGGCAGTTTCTCTGTGCGCCACCGCAATGCGCACACCGGAATCAACCCGCAAACCGGCGAGGCGTTGCGCATTGCGGCTAAAAACCAGATTTTTTTCAAGGCAGGCAAACGTCTGCGTGACCCCTTCCAGCACAAGGAATAATTCATGATTCGTCTGCAACTGCACTGGCAAATACTGATTGCCATCGGCCTCGCTATCGCAGTGGGCCTGGGCATCAACCTGCTCTCGCAAAACAACCCTGCCAGCGCGGCGCCTTTCCTCAGTACGTTCTCGTTTGTTGGAACGCTCTTCCTAAACGCACTAAAGATGATCATTGTGCCACTTATTTTATCGTCCATTATCAGTGGCATCAGCACCCTGGGCAGCAGCAATGACTTGCGCCGTCTGGGTGGTAAAACGCTCGGCTTCTACCTCGCATCCAGTCTGTTTGCTATTTTAATGGGGCTTTTCCTGGTGAACATCATCCAGCCCGGCATCATAAATGGAGAGCCGGCAGGTGAGCGCTTGAACCTCAGCAGCCAGGAGGAGGTGGGCGCCAATCTCGATAAGATTGAGGGGCGTGGTACGGGTGACGTCGCCGCTGTATTTCACCGCATGCTGCCACCGAATATTGTGCAGGCAGCAGCAGAAGGGCAGATGCTCGGACTCATCTGCTTTGGTTTGTTATTTGGCTTTTTTATGACCCGAATTGCGTCGCCCATGCGCGAAACCCTGGTTAATTTTTGGCAGGGTGTTTTCGAAACCATGATGGGCATAACGCTGTTCATAATGAAGTTCACGCCCATTGGCGTATTTGCCCTGGTAGCCAATACAGTCGCGTCCACCGGCTTCAAAGCGTTTGTCCCGGTGTTAACCTTTTTCTTTACTGTGGTGCTGGCCCTCGCCGCCCACACCTTTATCACCATGCCGCTCATTTTAAAATTTCTCGCGAAGGTGAATCCGGTTGGTCAGTATCGCGGTATGACTCCAGCCTTACTTACGGCATTTTCCACCGCATCGTCTTCCGGCACCTTGCCTATCACCATGGAGTGCATGGAAAAAAATGTGGGGCTTTCCAACCGCACAGTATCCTTCGTGTTGCCGTTGGGCGCGACCATCAATATGGATGGCACCGCGCTCTATGAGTGTGTTGCCGCCATGTTTATCGCTCAGGCCTACGGCCTGGATCTCACCCTGGCAACGCAGTTCACCATCGTCACCATCGCGCTGCTCACCTCCATTGGCGTAGCGGGAATCCCCTCTGCAAGCCTGGTGGCAATCGCAGTTATTCTCAGTGCCATTGGCTTGCCATTGGAAGGGATCGGAATGTTGCTGGTAACCGACCGAATTTTAGATATGATGCGCACCGCAGTGAACGTATTCAGCGACAGCTGCTGCGCGACATTTATCGCCCGCAGCGAAGGCGAAACAACCCAGATCGCCGCGAAATCCTGACCGCTGCTCATGCCAGGGGCATCGCGATTGCGATGTCCATGCATTTTGCGGATGATACGCCACCGACACTTTTTCTGACTCTCCATTGCGCGAGGACGCTTTATGGCGCAACCCCTGCCTAGGCCCCGCCTGTTTAGTCGGGTCGGCAACACCTTTCTCGCCGGCATACTTGCCGCGCTTCCATTAACGCTCACCATCGCCGTCATCGTATGGGCGGCCGATCTGTTGCACCGCTATCTCGGCCCGGAGAGTTTTATCGGGCGACTATTTGGTAATATCGGGCTGAACTTCGTGACGTCCGAAATTACCGCCTACGCTATTGGGGTAGCGAGTGTGGTGGCAGTGATCTACTTGCTGGGTGTGGCGGTGCAGTCCCGATTGCGCCACCAGTGGCAGGGCTTAATGAGTGGTCTACTGGCGCGCGTACCCTTTGTGCGCTCGGTGTACCAAACGCTCTCGCGCATTGTCACCATGTTTGATAAACACGAGGAAGCCCAGTACAAAAGCATGCAAGCCGTGTTGTGTTATTTCGGCGGTGATCGCAGTGGCATGGCCGTGCTGGGCCTGCTCACCAGTCCCACACCGGTATTTATGGGCGGTCGCGAACACTATGCGATTATGGTCCCCAGCGCACCAGTTCCCTTTGGCGGCGCCATCATGTATGCGCCCGTGGACTGGGTGCAAAAAGCGGATTTTGGTTTCGACGGGCTGTTCAATATTTACATGTCGATGGGAGTAACCTCCGGCGACTACTTTAAACAGCCGCCGGACGAACCTAGAACGAAATAAAACTGATTGCGCGGGTCATCAGTGATTTGCGCGCTTCAAAGCTGCGGTAGTGTGTGACGATGTGTTCTTTGGGGTCCACAAAACAGTGGACCGGCGCATCACTATGCAGATAGAGGTCTCCCAGCTGCGCGTGCATAAATACTTTGTAAATGGCCAATCGCGCATCGTACCGGGTCGAGTGGTAATCCACATAGGAACGCACTAACTGGTCGCCGAAACGGTCTGCGGTTTTGTTGGTGCAAACCCGCGCGGCATCGTTAATATCAAACGGCGTGAGATTGTAATTCCTGCCATGGTCCGCATATTTATCCGCACTCTCCCACCGGGAAAAATTCTGGGTCAGAAAGTACACACCCAGGCTCAGCAGGGCACAGACACCGGTTCCTGTCAGCAGACGCATTGCCTTCTGACAACGCTTATTGCGCAACAATCCGCCAAAACCCCGCATAGTCGTGGGTTTGTTAAGTGCTTGAGTCGTCGCCACTGCAGTACCTCCAATCATCATTAAACAAGCTGATCAGTTTTTAATCTTCAGCATGTTATTGATAAATCAGTTTGCAGAGGCTGACAACGTGTTAAACGCGCCACTCGAGACGGATTTCTTCTAGTAGATAGAACCGGCCAAACTTAAGGAATCCGGTGCCATAATTGACGGGAATATAGATGATATACGCGCCATAACAAATCAGGCGCGCATTTTTTCGGCGATTGCGTCCAGGTCGTCACCGGCCTCGAGAATATTTTCCACGGTAATACGGGCCGTCTCTGGGTCCAGGTGCAACTCGGCAAACGCGTGATCAGTTATCGGGCGAGTCAGTCGATTGCCAAAACCTGCATTGGCCAGCATCTGCTGAGCAAGACCCACCAGCTTGGCATACACCGCATGCTCACCTTGGTAATTCGGATTGTGCAGGTGCCGTAACGCGATCACGACTTCCTCCGGCATATTCCAGTTGTCCATCAACCAGGCGGCAATTTGATTGCCCGTCATGCCCAGCTGATGTTGTTCAACACAGGCGCTGGGAACGTGGGAATTCGCCTTCGCCATGCGTTCAATACTGGCAAAGTAGGGCGGAAATACGTCGGCGAGAATCAGATAGCCAAAATTGCTCAACAAACCCGACAAATAGGCCATGCCGAAACCTGGCCGGAACGGGCGTTCGATACTGGTGACCAGACCTTCCACCGCGGCCGCCGAGTAGACCGCATCGCGCCAGTAGCGCGCGATTTGCTGGGGTGTCAGCACCTGCATATTGACGGTTTTGCCGAGCGATAAGCCCAGAGCCAGGTTGAGCACCATATCGAAACCCAGCACTCGTACAATTGCGTCGTGCACGGACTTAATCCGGCCCGGCGCAGAATAATAGGGCGACGCCGCCCAACTCACGACCTGCGCCGCAAGGCTCGGGTCGATCTCGACAATATTCGATAGATCGCTGATATCGGCGTTAGGGTCTGCGCGCAGTTTGATAATGCGCTGCGCGGTTTCGGGCAGTGGCGGCAGCTCGAGGGTTTCGTCCAGGCGCTGCTTTACGCGCTTTTGGGTAAAGCGCTTCACCGAATCGAGAATCTGCGCCTCCTCTTTGTCGCCATCGAAACTCAACACAGGCGCATCCAGGGCGCAGGGCAGCACTTCGGAGGTGGCAATAATGCTCTGAAAATCCGCGCGGCTCAGCTCGAGCATATTGGTGCCGGTACCCGACTCCAGCCAGAGCGTAGATGCCTGTACCAAGCGTTCATCGACCACTGTAGGCATGCTCTGCCAGCGCGGCAGGGCGGGGATACAGGTCAACTGGTGCTGCTGCAGCAAGGGACGTACATCGTCGAGGTTAACACCCTCGAAATTGCGCTCTGTATGCCGCGACAGGCTTTCCAGGTCCACCAGCGAACCCGCTGGCAGCAGAACCTGCACCCTGCCATGCGCATCCTGCAACAATACGGATTGCACGATACAGATATTTTGCATCTGACTGGACCCAAGCGGGTGTCCAGAGCGATCCATCGGCGCAATGTTGTAATTCACCTTCTGGGTGTCCAACATCTCCTGAATACTGGCGGGTAAAGACACAAACGTTCTCCTGCTACTAACCGCATTAACATTGCGCCGTCAGCGATGAAAAGTCGCACGACGGCAAAATGCTAATGGCGCTGAATACTTTTTTAGCACTATAGTTCATATCCTACCGACTAACGCCTCAGATGTTGATTTATGCGTCAGAACTTTTTTTCATAGAAAACGCGACAAAAGGATTCCGGAGCCCGGTCAGCTGCATTCCCGGTGAACTATATTCCCAGTTAACTAACAGCTCGACCGCCGAACGCTCGATACTGGAAGGAGGGTAATAAGGCAAACGCTACTACGCGTTAATATAGGCTTGTTTGTCGCCAATCCAGCGCTGAATGAGTTTTTCGCACACAGCTGGTTGATGGTGAAGGTACTGTTCGCCCAACTGGTGAATCTCTGGCAGTAGGTGCTCGTCACGCACCATATCGGCAACGCGATATTGCATATCGCCGGTTTGGCGGGTACCCAGCACTTCACCCGGCCCACGCAACTGAAGGTCTTTTTCCGCCACCAAAAAGCCATCGTTAGTTTCACGCAACACCTGTAGCCGCTGGCGCGCCTGCTCACTCAACTTATCGCCGTACAGCAGTACACAATGACTCGCGGTAGTTCCTCTGCCCACGCGACCACGCAACTGGTGCAGTTGCGCCAGCCCCAGGCGTTCCGGGTTTTCAATGATCATCAGGCTCGCGTTGGGCACATCCACGCCCACTTCGATGACCGTGGTAGCCACCAGTAACTGTAGCTCCGCCGCTTTGAACGCTGCCATCACCGTTTCTTTTTCAGTCGCCTTCAGACGCCCATGCACGAGGCCGATGGCGATATCAGCGAGTGCCTCGCGCAATTCACTGGCGGTTTGCTCCGCATTGGCGGCGGCGAGGGATTCCGACTCCTCCACCAGTGTGCACACCCAGTACACCTGGCGCCCTTCGGCACAGGCCGCGCGAATGCGTTCCACCACCTGCGCGCGACGCCGCTGACTGATCAACACGGTATTTACCGGTGTTCGCCCAGGCGGCAATTCATCAATAACGCTGTAGTCAAGTTCCGCATAAGCCGCCATCGCCAGGGTGCGAGGAATCGGTGTCGCCGTCATAACCAACTGGTGCGGGAGCTGATCGTCCGCATTGGTTTTACGCAAACTCAATCGTTGGTCGACACCGAAACGGTGCTGCTCATCCACAATGGAGAGCCCCAGCCGCGCGAAATTTACCCCTTCCTGAAACAGTGCATGAGTACCGACAATTACCTGAGCTTCGCCGCTAGCGATGCGCTCCA of the Teredinibacter turnerae T7901 genome contains:
- the phoB gene encoding phosphate regulon transcriptional regulator PhoB, with product MVEKKILVVDDERAIRDMLRVALEMADYAVLEAADAQEAHQIVVDTRPDLILLDWMMPGVSGIEFARRLKSQEVTREIPIIMLTAKGEEDNKIQGLEIGADDYITKPFSPRELVARLKAVLRRSDSLSSGDPITVENLCLDPTSHRVTIAGMPVQLGPTEYRLLEFFLTHQERVYSRNQLLDYVWGGNVYVEERTVDVHIRRLRKALKLENHDRLVQTVRGAGYRFSAKFLAAAE
- a CDS encoding HU family DNA-binding protein → MRKTDLVKQLCTLGELNRVQADDVVEAIVEQVTNALARGERVQLPGLGSFSVRHRNAHTGINPQTGEALRIAAKNQIFFKAGKRLRDPFQHKE
- a CDS encoding mobilization protein; its protein translation is MAKIHFIGGEKGGVGKSVLARVLAQYYIDKSLNFRAFDADLSHGALMRYYSEFTQPVDVSEFESADAIAETALEQNCDVIVDLAAQSARSVDRWMAESGLLEFANEAGLSVVLWHVCDEGSDSVRLLERLVAHYGDQPSYVVVKNLGRGKDFDLLEESEAMAKARSFGATVIELPELHTPAMRKIDRVGASLWAAANNKDESMGPALGLLERQRVRVWLNKAYAELERVV
- the phoR gene encoding phosphate regulon sensor histidine kinase PhoR, whose translation is MFRKGVAAELRWLLLFVIVGFSIGLVFDHVVMMLLVAALVFGARLMLRISELESWVEATRQRGLQENNLEGVWAEIAEDVVLIIRRYEKDKLRLQQVVERVQQMTAALTDGVIIVDKHHNIEWWNRAAEMQFDFQPLDIGHKVTNYLRNPKFIKYYEGGDYKEPLDTYSVRHEGQHLQFFIHPFGDGDRLIIARDVTRVANLERMRQDFVANVSHELRTPLTVLSGYLETLADTGVLPERWDKPMGQMLEQTSRMNRLINDLLTLSRLETDDRDFGQRPVPLLPLLEQIVAEGRALSGERGHEFLINCGEGIEIMGQEDELRSAIANLVYNAVNYTPDGKKVSILVNSDPHELVLKVKDNGEGIESRHIPRLTERFYRVDAGRSRETGGTGLGLAIVKHILLRHDADLKIRSKVGKGSTFSCHFPIKRVIQSSPEQQPS
- the ubiA gene encoding 4-hydroxybenzoate octaprenyltransferase, with protein sequence MNTSSPKVSPQPMPKWRAYLQLMRLHRPIGIYLVLWPTLWSLWLAAGGVPRWDLLVIFTVGVVLMRSAGCVINDYADRKVDGHVERTRSRPLVTGLVSPVEAAALFAVLSLASFLLVLQTNDLTVYLSVGGIALAFCYPFMKRYTQLPQVVLGAAFAWSVPMAFAAQTGELSSHIWLLYTAVLLWTVAYDTFYAMVDRDDDLKIGVKSSAILFGEQDKAITACLQMMTLIALLMVGTKFELGTFYYLSLAAAAGLMIYQQLLIRERQRDACFKAFLNNNWVGIVIFVGIVCDYQFR
- a CDS encoding GNAT family N-acetyltransferase, whose translation is MRTFFLSGIGDISLQDWQSLWSSDYPFTRYEFLHALEVSGSVCEATGWQPMHLVVEHNDCRVAVVPLYQKTHSYGEYVFDWAWADAYQRAGLDYYPKLINAVPFTPATGPRIAFASELGDAQKVETVKLIVDTLKQVLGDTDGSGFHCLFPEAGLRDLLARESLIERQGCQFHWFNNGYRDFDDFLSRFNSRKRKSLKRERQKVKEQGLHLQMRGATEVSADEWEMFYALYHRTYFKRSGRQGYLNNAFFKQVVETMPEQIMLASAHHQSLDKEMLAAALYFRDSTTLYGRYWGTQLDVDGLHFETCYYQGIEYAIAEGLARFDPGAQGEHKIQRGFTPVKTCSYHWVAHPAFRDAVVHFCDEEKNQTDAYCQDGRNYLPFREGEKIFPDNALLEYQNEA